A genomic stretch from Terriglobus sp. RCC_193 includes:
- a CDS encoding DinB family protein, producing MAEERPEPWLRGTLTEVEPVRRAVLHALELAEEDVLRWTRDLDDEMLEMKPLGLPSVAFQMRHIARSIDRLLTYADGLRLSEAQIAALRSEHVAGRSVEELRHQVVEAIRKVRPFAAQFSQEELNELRSVGGAGLPTTLVGLLIHIAEHTQRHVGQLITTAKVAAALKDAEGS from the coding sequence ATGGCAGAGGAACGGCCAGAACCGTGGCTTCGCGGGACGTTGACTGAGGTAGAGCCGGTGCGGCGCGCCGTTCTGCATGCGTTGGAGCTGGCGGAAGAGGATGTGCTGCGGTGGACGCGCGATCTGGATGACGAAATGCTGGAAATGAAGCCGCTGGGGCTGCCTTCGGTTGCGTTTCAGATGCGGCATATTGCGCGGAGTATTGACCGGTTACTGACCTATGCGGATGGGCTTCGATTGTCAGAAGCGCAGATAGCCGCGCTGCGATCAGAGCACGTTGCTGGAAGGAGTGTGGAGGAGCTGCGACACCAGGTGGTGGAGGCAATTCGTAAGGTTCGGCCTTTTGCGGCGCAGTTTTCACAGGAAGAGTTGAACGAACTGCGCAGTGTGGGAGGGGCAGGATTGCCGACGACGCTGGTGGGCCTGCTGATCCATATTGCAGAACATACACAGCGCCATGTGGGGCAGTTGATTACTACGGCGAAGGTGGCTGCGGCGTTGAAGGATGCGGAAGGAAGTT